The sequence CTCCACCTTTTCCCGCGAAAGCGCGCCATCGGGGATATGCACATTCGCTTTATCGATATCGATATGATCGAACAGATGCTTGTTCATAAAGCTTACGTAGCTCTGCTCGGCATCCGGCTGCATCGGATAGTATTCGTCGAGGTTAAAGGTTACCACGTTTTTAAAGCTTAATCCCTCCTCGAGGTGCAGGCGCACCAGTTCCTGGTAAACCTGTATGGGCGTAACGCCCGTGGCCAGGCCTAATACCGCTTGTTCGCCGGTTTGTTGCCTGGCCAATATCAGGTCGGCAATACGGCGCGCTACAGCCTTACTGGCTGCAACCTGGTTGGAGAATATGGTTACCGGCAGTTTTTCGTACCGGGTTTCTTCTAATAAATTTAATCGTGACATATTTTTTAATAATGCTGCCTATTTAATAAAAAAGCTACGTGTTTGCCTGATATCGGCCGAGGATGAACCGGCCATTACTTTAAACTCGCCGGGTTCAAGTACAAACTCCATTTTTCGGTTATATAGCTTCAATTCTTCCCGTGGGATGCTGAAGTGCAAGCTGCGTTTCTCGCCGGGAGCAAGATGTACGCGATCGAATCCTTTTAACAGTTTCTCGTAAGTGGTTACCGAACTTAGTACATCGCGGATATAGATCTGAACTACTTCATCCCCTGCCACTTTGCCGGTATTGGTTACATCGACGGTTACCTGAATATCGGCCCCATCTTTTTCCACCGGCGCTATGCTCAGGTTACTATAGGCAAAACTGGTATAACTTAACCCGAAACCAAACGGATACAACAGCCCCTTGGCTTTCGCTTCTTCACCGTCATCAGTTTGCGCGCTGGGCTTGGATGGGAAATTCAGCGGCAACTGGCCTACTGCTTTAGGAAAAGTAAGCGTTAGTTTGCCGCCGGGGTTATAATCGCCAAACAGTACATCGGCAATTGCGGTACCACCTTTTACCCCCGGGTAGCCTGCGTAGATGATACCATCCACATATTTATCTATCCAGTTGATGGTCATGGGCTGTGTGCCGATAAGTACCACTACTACTGGCTTGCCAGTGGCTTTTACGGCCTTGATCAGATCTAACTGGTGCCCCGGCAGATCCAAACTGATACGGCTTTTGTTTTCGCCGGCTGTGCGTGTATTACCACCCAGCACCACTACCACCGCGTCGGCCGATTGGGCTACCTGCACGGCTGAATCGACCATGGCCTGCTCGCGTTTGTCCATTGGCTGGGGCAGGATCTCACTTTCGGGCCAGGTTTTATCTACCAGGTCAGCGCCTTTGGTATAGCTTACTTTATTGTTACCCAGTTTATTTTGGATACCCTGCAATACATTTACACTTGGCGACATCAACGGACCGTAATGCGTATGCGCATAGTCATCGTTTGTTGCATTCGGACCGATCACTGCCACACGGTTCAATGTTTTAGACAAAGGCAGGATATTGCCTTTGTTTTTTAACAGCACAATACTCTCCAGCGATGCCTTTAAGGCCACAGTCTGGTGCGCGGCGCTGTTAACCAGCTTACGGCTTTCGGCAGCATTTTCCACATAAGGATGATCGAACAAACCCAGTTTAAACTTTACCCGCAACACATCTTTAACGCGGCTATTAATGGTATCTATAGGGATACGGCCCTCATTAACCAGTTGTCGCAGATAAATGATGATACTATCGGGTTTACGGAAAGTAGTACGCACATTCATGCCTGCCATAAAGGCCTGGTAAACGGCATCTTTTAAATTAGCCGCCACATGGTGCTTGCCTGATAGATATTCCAGCGCATCGCTATCGCTCACCACATAACCTGCAAAATGCATTTCTTCGCGCAAGCGTTTGATCAGCCAGTAATCACTGCCTGAAATGGGGATGCCGTCATAATCGTTATAAGAACTCATGACGCCCA comes from Mucilaginibacter mali and encodes:
- a CDS encoding glycoside hydrolase family 3 C-terminal domain-containing protein; the encoded protein is MKKLLSGLVAVLLIPGVMNAQTQKGIYRSGWIDLNKNGRKDIYEDPSRGINERIASLLSQMTLEEKTCQMATLYGWKRVLKDSLPTPGWKNEIWKDGIANIDEHLNGFIGWGKLSNSNLAANMEKHIWAMNETQRFFIEQTRLGIPTDFTNEGIRGVEAYEATGFPTQLNMGMTWDKDLVYQEGLITGKEARALGYTNVYAPILDVARDQRWGRLEESYGEDPYLVARLGVAMAKGMQDHNQIASTVKHFAVYSANKGAREGFARTDPQVAPREVENILLYPFKHVFKEAAPMGVMSSYNDYDGIPISGSDYWLIKRLREEMHFAGYVVSDSDALEYLSGKHHVAANLKDAVYQAFMAGMNVRTTFRKPDSIIIYLRQLVNEGRIPIDTINSRVKDVLRVKFKLGLFDHPYVENAAESRKLVNSAAHQTVALKASLESIVLLKNKGNILPLSKTLNRVAVIGPNATNDDYAHTHYGPLMSPSVNVLQGIQNKLGNNKVSYTKGADLVDKTWPESEILPQPMDKREQAMVDSAVQVAQSADAVVVVLGGNTRTAGENKSRISLDLPGHQLDLIKAVKATGKPVVVVLIGTQPMTINWIDKYVDGIIYAGYPGVKGGTAIADVLFGDYNPGGKLTLTFPKAVGQLPLNFPSKPSAQTDDGEEAKAKGLLYPFGFGLSYTSFAYSNLSIAPVEKDGADIQVTVDVTNTGKVAGDEVVQIYIRDVLSSVTTYEKLLKGFDRVHLAPGEKRSLHFSIPREELKLYNRKMEFVLEPGEFKVMAGSSSADIRQTRSFFIK